The nucleotide window TTTTATGGAAACTGAAAGACAGTAAATTGAAATTATTTAGGTTGGGAAAATTGAGCATAAAAAAGTCCAATTGAAAAATTGGACCTTGTATAATGTAAACAGCTATGTTGAATTTAATTTTCAAAGCTTTTATCTGCAACAGCAGCATTTCTTGCTTTTGCCAGCATAGGAATGGAAATAAGCCCCATTACCAGCATAATAACAATCTGCAGCGGTAAAGAAATAAAGGAATAAGTAAGCCCCATTTCACCTCCGAAGTCAGCGCTTTTCCCTACTGAAATAAAAAGTGCCATAAAACCGTATTTCATTGCAAGATTATAAGCTCCAATTCCTCCACTTGCAGGGATTATCATTCCCAAAGTTCCCACTACAATGATAAAGAAACCGTCTGCAAAGGTAAATCCGGATGTTTCAGGAAGCGCAAAACAAACAAGGTAAGCGGCCAGATAGTAGCAAATCCAGATTCCCAATGTATAAAGGATAAATTTTCCCTTTTCTTTTAACTTAAAAATAGAAGTTAATCCTTGAAGAATTCCTTTTCCAAAATTGATAAGTTGTTCTTTTTTATAATTATAAAGAAGAGCTAAAGCAATTAAAGCCAATATCGCCAAAGCAATTTTAACATATAAATAAAATGAATCAAAATCACTTACGCCTAATTTCATCATTTGTTCTTCAAAAAAATTAGGAACAAATTTCTCTTTCTCATCCTTTTTATCCATTACAAAATGGTAGAAAGAAAGAATCGCATTAAATTTAAAAATCACTGTCAGAATCAAGAATCCCAACATACAGACCAGATCTACCACCCTTTCCAGAATAATAGTTCCGAAAGATTTATCTACAGGTACTTTTTCTACTCCATATAAAGCTGTAGCTCTTGCTACTTCCCCGCTTCTCGGAATGGTAAGATTCATCAGATAACCGAATGATATGGACCAAAGTGCGTTGGAATTCGATATGCGGTGTCCCATAGGTTCCAGCATAAGGTTCCAGCGAATAGCTCTGAACCAATAAGCAAGCAGTCCAAATACGGAGGCAAACAGTACCCATAGGTAATTGGCTTTTGCCAGTGATTTCTGAATGACTTTAAAATCCAGTCCTCTTAAGGCGAGCCATAAAAAAAAGCCTGCAAAAGCAAGCGATATTACTATTGTAAGTATTGATTTTACCGGACTTTTTGATGTTTTCTCCATGTATTACGTAAGAAGGTTTGTTTTTTCATCCGGGAAAACAATTTTCGGCTGGAAGTCTTTTGCTTCTTCCGGTGTCATCTGTGCATAGGCAATGATAATGATGATATCATCTTTCTGTACTTTTCTTGCAGCAGGTCCGTTCAGACATACTTCCCCAGATTTTCTTTTCCCTTTGATAACATAAGTATCAAAACGTTCTCCGTTGTTTACATTCACGATATAGACCCTTTCTCCCACTACCAGACCGGCAGCTTCTATAAGATCTTCATCTATCGTAATACTCCCTATATAATTAAGGTCAGAGGCAGTTACTCTCACCCTGTGAATCTTAGACTTGAAAACTTCTATTAACATGTTGCAAATTTATTAATAAAAATTAATAAAACAGGACTTTACTATCATTTAAAAACTCCCACAAACACAGGGGTTTAATTTTACAAAACACAAGAAATATGAAAATTGCTTGTAAATTTAATAATCATATGGTCAAAAAAATTAATTGTTTACACACAATTTAGGATTTAATAAATAGAGGAAATAATATTAACTTTTTGCTAAAGTCAATATACATAAGCATTTGGCATGATTTTAGCAACCTGTAACGTAGATTTTCTGTGAAAAGTGGAATTATCATATTTTAACTGATTTTACTTAAACGTAAAAAATTTTCACAAGTTTTAATAAAAAAATTGCACAATTAGAAAATAGTATTATATTTGCTATAATTACGAACTAACTTTAATATTAAAAATTATGAACAAGTCTGAATTAATCGACGCAATCGCAAAAGATGCAGGTATCACTAAAGTTGCAGCTAAAGCTGCTTTAGAATCTTTCATTGGTAACGTAACTACTACATTAAAGAAAAAAGACGGAAAAGTTTCTTTAGTAGGTTTCGGTACTTTCTCAGTAGCTGAGAGAGCAGCAAGACAAGGTATTAACCCTGCAACTAAAAAACCGATCAAGATCGCTGCTAAAAAAGTTGCTAAATTCAAGGCTGGAGCTGATTTATCAAATGCAGTTTCAGGTGCTAAGAAAAAATAATCATTCAGATTACAAAAAATTCAGGCTGTTTCTAAGAAACAGCCTTTTTTATTTCTATAAGTGGTGTCAGGAATTTAAACCGTTGAGCTTTTTTAAGCGTTTATGATTATTAAGTTTTGGCTGAAGCCTTACCGCTATGCACAAATAATAAGCGGGCTAAAGCCCGCTTCTATTGATAATCCATTTACAAATTTCATCATATTGTTTAACAGATAATATTGAAAAATACAAAATTCAATAGGAACGGGCTTTAGCCCGTTTAAATAAACATTTATTTCAATGGCTTCAGCCAAAACTTAAAATGACACAATCTCCACTTATCCATATCAAAACCTTTAGAGTATTACGTTTTGATAAAGCTGTACATCATGGTTATAAAAATAAGCGGGCTTTAGCCCGCTTCTATTGATATAAGAATATCTAATTTTTTATTAAAAGATCTCCATCAGCTACCTCTAACTTCTAACTTCTAGTTTCTAGTTTCTAGTTTCTAGTTTCTAACCTCTGATTTCAATTACGGCGCCAGTCTTGAAATTTTCCAGTCCAGATCTTCCAGCTGGTAGATAATCCTGTCATGAAGACGGTTGGGCCTTCCCTGCCAGAATTCAATTTCATAAGGTCTGGCCAGATATCCGCCCCAATTGGCCGGCCTTGGAACTTCAGTGTTTTCGAATTCTTTTTCCAATTCTTTTAACTTATCTTCCAGAAACTCTCTGTTGGGTATAACCTGACTTTGCGGCGAAACAACAGCTCCTAACTGACTTCCTTTTGGTCTTGAATGAAAATAGCCATCGCTTAAATTCTCCGCTACCTTCTCAAGATCTGCTTTGATAATAATCTGACGTTCAAGATTAGGCCAGAAAAAATGCAGGCATGCTTTATGATTGTTTTCTATTGCTTTTCCTTTTCTGCTGTTATAATTGGTGTAAAAAATAAATCCTTCATGAGTATATGCTTTCAAAAGGACCATTCTTGTTCTTGGACACCCATCTTCTTCCACTGTAGAAACCGCCATAGCATTAGCTTCTGAGATCGCCGGACTCTCGTTTGCCTCCAAAAACCAGTCTCTGAACTGTTCAATTGGATTTTGTTTGATCTCACTTTCAATAAGTTGGGATTTCTCGTACACTTTTCTTTTGTCGTGCAGGTTTTCCATAAATATTTTTTATTAAATTTGAGTATGAATCACTCATACAAAGGTAAAATATTAATCTCGACACCTGACATCTCCGGCGATATTTTTTCAAGATCGGTAGTATTGGTTATTGAACACAATGAAAGTGGTGCATTTGGTTTGATATTGAATAAAAAGAACAGCCAGATGAGTAGCAAATTCAAAGATTTTTTTGACTTTAAAATTGAGGTGTATGACGGAGGACCTGTAGAAAACGACAAGGTATTTTTCATCGTAAAAGGCAAAAGAGTTACTGAGATCTATACAGATATTACCGATGAGTATTACCTTACAGAAGATATTGAGCGGATCATTAATGCAGTTTTAAGCAGCGAACTGAGTATTGAGCATATCAAAATATTTTCGGGATATTCCGGATGGTCGCCTAATCAACTGGATACGGAAGTTCAAAGAAAAATGTGGACAGTAGTAGATGTTTATAATCTTGATTACACACTTCCCAACGATCAGACACTCTGGAAATCTATCATGCAGAATCTTGGAGGAGAATTCCTTCTCTGGGCCAACTCTCCTGAAGACATTTCATTAAACTAAACTGTATATTTTTCGTATCAACCTGATAATTAACAAACTTTAAGATTCTCTTAACCAATTTTAAAGAAAGTTTTTCCGTTCTTTGAAAAACTAAAATCACTGATATGAAAGGTATTACATTACTTGCTTTGTCAATATTTTCTACCGCTTTTTTATCATTTACTCCTATCAATAAAAAATACATTGTCATCGACGCCGGCCATGGCGGAAATGATTTTGGGGCTACTTATGGTGAAATTCTGGAAAAAAATATTGCATTAAGTGTTGCTAAAGAAATCCGGAAGATCAATGAAAGCCAGGACAAATATGAAGTTATTCTAACCAGAGATTCCGATAGTTTCCCTACTCTTGCCGAGAGAACAGATCAGATCAATAAACTGAACCCTGAAATGGTTATTTCCCTTCACGTTAACAGCTCGCCACAAAAAGAAAGAACTGACAACGGATTTGAAGTATACGTTCAGAATTCTGATGTTTCCAAGGAACTGGCCGGAAAAATTTACAAAAAATTCAATGCCCGCAAAATTGAAGAGCGAAATCTTCATATATTAAGAGAAACCAAAGCACCTGCTGTATTGGTTGAGCTTGGTTTTATCAATAATTCTGATAACAGGAATTATATTACTAGTGAAAAGGGGCAAAAAGAAATCGCACAGAAATTTGTTGAGATTATCAACGAATATTAAATAAAAAGGAAACAATTTCTGATTTACTCAGAATAAAACCCGGTAAAGGACTTCTGGAACTTTGTTGTTTACCGGGTTTGTCAATTTTTTACTGATTAAAACTTTTCTTCCAGCTTTCTATCAATTCTGAGAAGCGGGAAGTTTCAAAAGTCTTGTTTCTTATCTTACCTACAGAAAACATACCTTTCTCATCAGAAATCATTAAAATTTCTTCAGCCTTCTGAGATTCAAATGCAATAATCTCGTGTTCCTGGATATCTGCAAGGTTATTCTTATGCAAAAAAGTAACAAAATTTTCCATCAAAGGAGAAATGTATGACCCTTCAGTCTGCTTTGGAACTTTGATCACATCACCTTCTAAAAAAAGAAGATTTCCGGCTGTGGTACGTGCTATTCTTTTGTTTGGGTTCAGAAGAATCACATCGTCAAGATCGTTTTCCTGGGCATAAATTGCTCCATAAATATTTTCCGGACAGTGAACCCGGATATTGCTCAAAAGGTTGTTATTAACGTTAATTTCTTTGATCAGGTCCAATTCCAGAGGTCTTTGATGTACAGCCAGCACATCAGCCATTTCGGTTACTTCGTAAAAATAAGAAACAGAAGATTTTGCCAATGTCAATCCGTCATTATTTCTGAACACCTGGAAATTGATAATTCCGTTATCTACTCCTTTACCTTCAATAATATCTTTCTGAAAAAGTGTCTGGAAAAACTCCAGCGTGTAAGTTAAAGGAATATTCATTCTCATCTTTCTCATGGAAGCCATCAGGAAAAAATAGCATTCTTCGTCCATGATCAATCCACCATTTCTCACAAAGAAAGAAACCTTCACTGAGTCTCCCCAGAGAAAAGCTCTGTTCTTTACATTTAATTCGTCTGATGTAAAATATTGATTTTCCAATTTTTAATGTGATTTATTTACAAAAAAATAATGAACGATAAATCGTTCATCAGTTTTATCAATTAATAAAGTCCAGCATTATGCTGCACCTAATTTTATTCTGAGGTTTTCAATAAGATTTTCCCAATACATTGCGTTTTCGTCTTCATCACCATCTTCACAGAAGTCTGTAATATTAAGAGACAGATCTTCTGTAATATCATCTATCACGATAGTCATTTCAAAGAAGTTTTTAGTTCCTTCATCTTCTTCCCATCTGAAACGCACGAAACCTTCAGGCTTATATCTGATCAAAGTGGCCTTCTCAGCAGGTCCTCCGCCCCAGCTAAAAAAGAAATCATCGCCTTTCTCTGTTACCTCATCCGCAAACCATTCAGACAATCCCTCTGCAGTCGCCAGATATTCATATAAAATCTCTGATAAACAGTGCATTGGAAATTCGTAATGGACTTTATGTTTCGCCATATAATCTTTGTTTTATCGTCCCGCAATATATAAATTAATTTTTTTATTACGCAAAAAAACAATTACTTTTTTATAGAATCAGCATGATATTTATCAGAGGTTTTACATCTTTATTTTGGCAGATTTCATGCCTTAAAAACTGCCATGCAAAACATAAAAAATCTCTCCGGAAAGGAGAGATTTTATCTTTAATTTTCATTCAGTATGTCTAGAATAATCTGGCATCCTTCCCGGATTTCGTCCATAGATAATGTAAGAGGCGGAGAAATTCTCAGATATTCATTTCTGTATAACTGCCAGAAAACAATAAGTCCTCTTTCCATACATTTTTTAGCTACTTCCAGTGTATATTCAGGAGTCCCGAGATTTACCGCCAGCATCAAGCCTTTACCGTTGATATTTTTGATTTTAGGATGAACCAAAAGTTCTCTGAACAGTTTTTCTTTTTTATCCACTTCGTTCATCAGTCCGCTATCCAGAACTTCTTTTAAAGTTGCATAGCTTGCTGCTGCAATTAACGGGTTTCCACCAAAAGTAGTGATATGCCCAAGCTTTGGTGAATGGGAAAGCGTTTCCATAATTTCTCTGGAACTCATAAAAGCACCTACAGGAACTCCTCCTCCCATTCCTTTTCCCATTACGAGAATATCCGGAACAATTCCAAAGTGCTCAAAAGAGAAGAGTTTTCCGGTTCTTCCGAATCCGGGTTGTATTTCATCCAGAATCAACAGCGCTCCTACTTTTTCACATCTTCTTTTTAATCTGATCATATAGTCCTGAGAAGGAACCAAAAATCCTGCTGCTCCCTGAATTGTTTCCAGAATTACACATGCGGTTTTCTCCGTGATTTTATCAAGATCTTCTACATTATTAAATTCAATAAAAGACACCATCGGCAGCAAAGGACGAAATTCTCTTTTATGGGTTTCATTTCCTGAAACACTTAAAGCGCCATGGGTATTTCCGTGATAAGAGTTTTTAAAGGAAACGATTTCTTCTCTTCCCGTATATCTTTTTGCCAACTTCAAACTTCCGTCAATAGCTTCTGCCCCGCTGTTTACAAGGTACGTTACCTCCAGAGGATCAGGAGTAGCTTCAGCAAGCAATTTGCATAATGCTACAGGCTTTTCCTGTGCATATTCACCATACACCATTACGTGAAGATATTTATCCGTCTGCTCTTTAATGGCATCTACAATTTTAGGATGTGAATGTCCCAGCGTATTGGCAGAAACTCCTGCCACAAAGTCAAGATATTTCTTTCCGTCTGTACCATAAATATAGCTTCCTACAGCTTTCTCTACCTCAAAACCTGCAGCAAATTTTGTGGTTTGTGCCTGATATATAAAAAAGTCTTTATGCATTTCCATTGTCTCCAAAAATTTCAGCAAAGCTATAAAAGATTCATTAAACGCTAAAATTAATCCACAAAAAAGACCAGCAACTACTGGTCTTTTGATTTATTTTCTTGTTCGCTTAGGCTTTTTAGCTTCTTCTTTCGCTTTTTCGTCATCAATTGCTTTCTGAGCTTTATCGAAGAGTTCGTTATCGGCTGTATATTGTATTTCTTCGTAGTTAGGGCTGTCTACAAGGATATCCTGCCATTTTCTGATCCTGTCTTTGGTATTCCAGTTAAAGTCCGGAAATTTCCTTTTTGAAGGTTCTATCATACTCATTGGATAAGTATCTGAAGCCGCTCCGATACTGCAGGAAATAATCTGTAATGCTCTTTCTTCAAATAATGCTCCGATAATTCCGCAGGTAGAAAGCGTAATTCCTATTCTTTCCGGCTTTTTGGTTTCCTGATCGGTATCATCCACATATACTATTGATTGGGCATTTCCAACTACTCTTGCTTCTTTAATCGCATTCTTTTCATAGTATACCGTCATGAATTTACCTTTCACCTGGTTGAATTCATCTTTTAAATTCAGTGAATCTACTTTACTGATGGCAAAAGCATTTCCGATTACTTTTAAAGAATCAATGTCTTCTGTCTGGGTATTAAAATAAGCTTCTACTTTGTCACCGGTCACCTGTTTTTCACCACTCCAAAGAATAGGGTTGGTATACATGTGCATAATTCCGTCCGTTTCATTGAAAGCGATAGAGTCTGCTCTCCCCTGGGCATTGGATTTATAAATACGAGCCTTTTTAAAGGCTCTGAGGTAGCTTTTCTTAACTTTAATATCAAGAGAATCTGGTCTTTGGTAAGAAATGATTTTTTCCGCAGCAAAATAGATGGAATCTTTTTCCATTACTTTTACAGCATAGGGACTTTTTGTCATCATTGCAGAGTCTTTCTTTTCGAAAATCTCTCCGTATCCTCCTTTTATATATCTTTTTTCTTTAGGATCATCCAGGGTTACATTGCCCGTTGCTTTACCGAATCCTGAAATCTGGTTATAGTACATATCATCACCGGTAAGGATTTTTTCGTTATAAAATATCCTGGAGTTTTTGGTTAAATAAGCCTCCTTGGTATCCATTTTATAAGTACCTTTTTCAGTATAGATTCTGTTTCTTGGATTCGTTTTGCTGGTAATGGTTGTCGGACCGATGAAATCAGCAATCTTTGTATTCTGATTCTGCTTGATATTGGGTCCGTCTATGATATACTGAGGGGTTTCGATTTTTACATTTCCGGTAAGATCTACTACCCTTGTATTAAGAAAATAGGTTCCTACTTTGGCATAGGTTACGTTCTGCCCGTCTGAGATTGTTCCTCCTGTATTAAAATAAGCCTGATTAGCCAGCCTGTCATAATACAGAATATCTGTTTTGATGGTTTGCTTCGGATCGGTAAGGACCACATTTTTTCTGGCAACACCTTTTTGGGTGTTGGCGTCATATTCCATTTCTCCTGCTGTAATTACGGAACCGTCTGTATTTTGAAGCCTTGTATTTCCTATTGCTTTTACGAAGTTTTCTTCATTGTAAAGAACTACTTCATCCGCTGTAAGAATAGAGCCCTGATGTTCAATCTGAACATTGCCGGTAAAATATTGATTCCCGTCGTATTTCTCAGGGTTTTTCTTGATCTCGTCCGCATGGATGATCTTTACCTTATCTTCAGGTCTCACCTGCTTAGGCTGAGTGGGTGAAGGAGCCTGCAAATAGGGATCTCTCTTCACAGGGTTTTTATCCTGCGCAAAGCTTAGCGTAGAAATAAAGAGTAACAGAAAAAGTGCTATTCTCATTAATTAGTCATTCTTAGTGCCATAAAAATATAGCGAATGAGAATCAATTTTTACGCCAAATGCTTCTTCAATGGCTTCTTTGATTCCTTGAATTCTCGGGTCACAGAATTCAATAATTTCTTCAATTTCTTTATCAGAGTCTTTTTTGTAGATCACCAGGTGGTCATGCTGTTTGTCAAAATAAGACTTTTCATAAGATGAAGAGGTCAATGTCTTTTCTCCGAACTGATGCTTACGGATTAAGCCTGCATCAAGGAAAATTTCGATCGTATTGTAAATCGTTGCTTTGGAAACATGATATTTTTTCTGCATCATCAGAAGATACAGATCATCAACATTAAAGTGATGATCCATATTATAAATCTCTTCTAATATCGTATATCTTTCAGGTGTGTTTCTGAACCCTTTTTCTAATAAGTAGTTTCTCAAAACATCCTTGATCAAAGCTATATTTTTTTCTTTTTGTATTGTATCCATTAAAAAAATTATCTACAAATTTATTGAATTTTATTTAAATAGATAGTATGGTTAAATACAAGTAGCTACGAGTTATGACGGAAATATCCTGATTGTTCGATCTTATTATCGTAAACTGTAAGTTCTGTAATCGGTGCAGATTCTACTTCAACATTATGCGAAGATACTCCCCAAGCCTTAAAGTCGTCACTTCCGATATACTTCACAAAGTTATAAATGTTAAGCGTAATCTTCTGTTTAACAGTTAAAAGGATATCGTTGATATAGGTGTTATCTATGATCACATATTTAAGATCCGGTGGTATGTCATGAGCACGTAAAGATGGATGGCTGCTTCTTGAAGGAATGGTTCCGTCCGCCATTAAATCTTTCAGGACCATATTAAAATAGTCGTTGATTCTTCGGTCTACTTTAAATCCTAAAAGGAAGTTGATTTTATATACTGTTCCCGGAAGAATTTCATCTACGGTATATCTGAAAGTGTATGGATCTTCCTGATTTACGATGCTCAGAATGAAGTAATGATCTGCTCTTTTAGGTTGTTTTTTGATGATGGAATAAATAATTTTTGATTCCACCTCATCATTTCTTTTTGCTCTGCTCAGGTAAGCCAGATTGGTAGCATATTTCGGAATGGTTTCATCCAGCTTCATGTCTTTAAGAATAGACACGTATTTTTCAATTTTCACAAACTGGATAAATCTTGTTTTGATCAGTCGTCCGTTATACCATGCATACATAGAAACTCCTATTGA belongs to Chryseobacterium gleum and includes:
- a CDS encoding OstA-like protein, producing the protein MRIALFLLLFISTLSFAQDKNPVKRDPYLQAPSPTQPKQVRPEDKVKIIHADEIKKNPEKYDGNQYFTGNVQIEHQGSILTADEVVLYNEENFVKAIGNTRLQNTDGSVITAGEMEYDANTQKGVARKNVVLTDPKQTIKTDILYYDRLANQAYFNTGGTISDGQNVTYAKVGTYFLNTRVVDLTGNVKIETPQYIIDGPNIKQNQNTKIADFIGPTTITSKTNPRNRIYTEKGTYKMDTKEAYLTKNSRIFYNEKILTGDDMYYNQISGFGKATGNVTLDDPKEKRYIKGGYGEIFEKKDSAMMTKSPYAVKVMEKDSIYFAAEKIISYQRPDSLDIKVKKSYLRAFKKARIYKSNAQGRADSIAFNETDGIMHMYTNPILWSGEKQVTGDKVEAYFNTQTEDIDSLKVIGNAFAISKVDSLNLKDEFNQVKGKFMTVYYEKNAIKEARVVGNAQSIVYVDDTDQETKKPERIGITLSTCGIIGALFEERALQIISCSIGAASDTYPMSMIEPSKRKFPDFNWNTKDRIRKWQDILVDSPNYEEIQYTADNELFDKAQKAIDDEKAKEEAKKPKRTRK
- a CDS encoding YqgE/AlgH family protein; translation: MNHSYKGKILISTPDISGDIFSRSVVLVIEHNESGAFGLILNKKNSQMSSKFKDFFDFKIEVYDGGPVENDKVFFIVKGKRVTEIYTDITDEYYLTEDIERIINAVLSSELSIEHIKIFSGYSGWSPNQLDTEVQRKMWTVVDVYNLDYTLPNDQTLWKSIMQNLGGEFLLWANSPEDISLN
- a CDS encoding HU family DNA-binding protein; translation: MNKSELIDAIAKDAGITKVAAKAALESFIGNVTTTLKKKDGKVSLVGFGTFSVAERAARQGINPATKKPIKIAAKKVAKFKAGADLSNAVSGAKKK
- a CDS encoding N-acetylmuramoyl-L-alanine amidase family protein — encoded protein: MKGITLLALSIFSTAFLSFTPINKKYIVIDAGHGGNDFGATYGEILEKNIALSVAKEIRKINESQDKYEVILTRDSDSFPTLAERTDQINKLNPEMVISLHVNSSPQKERTDNGFEVYVQNSDVSKELAGKIYKKFNARKIEERNLHILRETKAPAVLVELGFINNSDNRNYITSEKGQKEIAQKFVEIINEY
- the pdxH gene encoding pyridoxamine 5'-phosphate oxidase yields the protein MENLHDKRKVYEKSQLIESEIKQNPIEQFRDWFLEANESPAISEANAMAVSTVEEDGCPRTRMVLLKAYTHEGFIFYTNYNSRKGKAIENNHKACLHFFWPNLERQIIIKADLEKVAENLSDGYFHSRPKGSQLGAVVSPQSQVIPNREFLEDKLKELEKEFENTEVPRPANWGGYLARPYEIEFWQGRPNRLHDRIIYQLEDLDWKISRLAP
- a CDS encoding aminotransferase class IV; this translates as MENQYFTSDELNVKNRAFLWGDSVKVSFFVRNGGLIMDEECYFFLMASMRKMRMNIPLTYTLEFFQTLFQKDIIEGKGVDNGIINFQVFRNNDGLTLAKSSVSYFYEVTEMADVLAVHQRPLELDLIKEINVNNNLLSNIRVHCPENIYGAIYAQENDLDDVILLNPNKRIARTTAGNLLFLEGDVIKVPKQTEGSYISPLMENFVTFLHKNNLADIQEHEIIAFESQKAEEILMISDEKGMFSVGKIRNKTFETSRFSELIESWKKSFNQ
- a CDS encoding aspartate aminotransferase family protein, which gives rise to MHKDFFIYQAQTTKFAAGFEVEKAVGSYIYGTDGKKYLDFVAGVSANTLGHSHPKIVDAIKEQTDKYLHVMVYGEYAQEKPVALCKLLAEATPDPLEVTYLVNSGAEAIDGSLKLAKRYTGREEIVSFKNSYHGNTHGALSVSGNETHKREFRPLLPMVSFIEFNNVEDLDKITEKTACVILETIQGAAGFLVPSQDYMIRLKRRCEKVGALLILDEIQPGFGRTGKLFSFEHFGIVPDILVMGKGMGGGVPVGAFMSSREIMETLSHSPKLGHITTFGGNPLIAAASYATLKEVLDSGLMNEVDKKEKLFRELLVHPKIKNINGKGLMLAVNLGTPEYTLEVAKKCMERGLIVFWQLYRNEYLRISPPLTLSMDEIREGCQIILDILNEN
- a CDS encoding lysylphosphatidylglycerol synthase transmembrane domain-containing protein; translation: MEKTSKSPVKSILTIVISLAFAGFFLWLALRGLDFKVIQKSLAKANYLWVLFASVFGLLAYWFRAIRWNLMLEPMGHRISNSNALWSISFGYLMNLTIPRSGEVARATALYGVEKVPVDKSFGTIILERVVDLVCMLGFLILTVIFKFNAILSFYHFVMDKKDEKEKFVPNFFEEQMMKLGVSDFDSFYLYVKIALAILALIALALLYNYKKEQLINFGKGILQGLTSIFKLKEKGKFILYTLGIWICYYLAAYLVCFALPETSGFTFADGFFIIVVGTLGMIIPASGGIGAYNLAMKYGFMALFISVGKSADFGGEMGLTYSFISLPLQIVIMLVMGLISIPMLAKARNAAVADKSFEN
- a CDS encoding START-like domain-containing protein, with translation MAKHKVHYEFPMHCLSEILYEYLATAEGLSEWFADEVTEKGDDFFFSWGGGPAEKATLIRYKPEGFVRFRWEEDEGTKNFFEMTIVIDDITEDLSLNITDFCEDGDEDENAMYWENLIENLRIKLGAA
- the panD gene encoding aspartate 1-decarboxylase, translated to MLIEVFKSKIHRVRVTASDLNYIGSITIDEDLIEAAGLVVGERVYIVNVNNGERFDTYVIKGKRKSGEVCLNGPAARKVQKDDIIIIIAYAQMTPEEAKDFQPKIVFPDEKTNLLT
- a CDS encoding Fur family transcriptional regulator → MDTIQKEKNIALIKDVLRNYLLEKGFRNTPERYTILEEIYNMDHHFNVDDLYLLMMQKKYHVSKATIYNTIEIFLDAGLIRKHQFGEKTLTSSSYEKSYFDKQHDHLVIYKKDSDKEIEEIIEFCDPRIQGIKEAIEEAFGVKIDSHSLYFYGTKND